In Nicotiana tabacum cultivar K326 chromosome 2, ASM71507v2, whole genome shotgun sequence, the following proteins share a genomic window:
- the LOC142168717 gene encoding zinc finger BED domain-containing protein DAYSLEEPER-like isoform X1, which translates to MDILLFVTVVLDHRYKIRYVKFIFAKSYGSVAGDLRSNKVIDTLSRLYNCYKDSSAENSDEILGGQVSTISEGDTGEIWKSQWEKYLQEQDNEGSKTNLERYLIDDLELAKDFNILSWWKDASKRYPIVSRIARDVLAIHVSTVASESAFSTSGRILDSYRSSLSPKTVEALICTQQWLRSTPKECNIEDILEKIQKLEIVEKEYPDNILIID; encoded by the exons ATGGATATATTATTATTTGTCACTGTTGTGTTGGATCATCGGTATAAGATAAGGTATGTGAAGTTCATTTTTGCTAAATCTTATGGTTCTGTGGCGGGAGATTTGAGATCAAACAAAGTGATAGATACTCTATCTCGCTTATATAATTGCTATAAAGATTCTTCTGCTGAAAATTCTGATGAGATTTTGGGAGGTCAAGTTAGTACGATAAGTGAAGGTGATACTGGAGAGATATGGAAATCACAATGGGAAAAATATTTGCAAGAACAAGATAATGAAGGAAGTAAGACTAATCTTGAGAGGTATTTGATagatgatttggagttggccaaaGATTTTAATATTTTGTCTTGGTGGAAAGATGCAAGTAAAAGGTATCCAATTGTTTCTAGGATTGCAAGAGATGTTCTTGCAATCCATGTTTCTACTGTTGCATCTGAATCGGCTTTTAGTACTAGTGGGAGGATTCTTGATTCATATCGAAGTTCTTTATCGCCAAAGACGGTAGAAGCTCTAATTTGCACTCAACAATGGCTCAGGTCAACTCCCAAAGAATGCAACATTGAAGATATTttagaaaaaatccaaaaacttgAAATAGTTGAAAAAG aATATCCCGACAATATTTTGATTATTGATTAG
- the LOC142168717 gene encoding uncharacterized protein LOC142168717 isoform X2, producing MATIIMRNEQQVDSEAEVQEISQLEGNNTPFIDSSVPTPPKKHKRAAPSENDFGLGRETSDIWKYFFKFFDKDGQLPKNATLKIF from the exons ATGGCAACCATAATTATGAGAAATGAGCAG CAGGTGGATTCAGAAGCCGAGGTTCAGGAAATTTCTCAACTTGAAGGCAACAATACTCCATTTATTGATTCAAGTGTTCCTACTCCTCCTAAAAAGCATAAAAGAGCAGCACCTTCTGAAAATGATTTTGGCCTTGGGAGGGAAACATCAGATATTTGGAAatactttttcaaattttttgatAAAGATG GTCAACTCCCAAAGAATGCAACATTGAAGATATTttag